The following are encoded together in the Pseudoalteromonas ruthenica genome:
- a CDS encoding Bax inhibitor-1/YccA family protein encodes MAFNNSYSSAKPVMSTIETNKVLKNTYFLLAMTLAFSAVTAGISMALNPPFFTGIVCSLIALGMLFIINKKADSSAGVLLTFAFTGILGFGLGPMLNHYAAMANGPMLIMQALGSTALIFFGLSAYALTTKKDFSFMGGFLMVGLVVVIITSIVNIFIGSSMVFMVTNAAVVLIMSGLILFDTSRIINGGETNYVRATVALYLNVYNLFTSLLHLLGAADD; translated from the coding sequence ATGGCGTTTAATAACTCGTACAGCTCGGCTAAGCCGGTGATGTCGACCATTGAGACAAATAAGGTTTTAAAAAACACTTACTTTTTACTCGCGATGACGTTGGCATTTAGTGCTGTGACAGCGGGTATTTCAATGGCGCTTAACCCACCGTTCTTCACCGGTATCGTTTGTTCACTGATTGCCCTCGGCATGTTGTTCATTATCAACAAAAAAGCAGACTCTTCAGCGGGTGTGCTACTGACCTTTGCCTTTACCGGTATTCTTGGTTTCGGCCTCGGTCCGATGTTGAACCACTATGCTGCGATGGCAAACGGCCCAATGTTGATCATGCAAGCACTTGGCTCAACGGCGCTGATCTTCTTTGGTCTTTCTGCTTATGCACTCACGACTAAGAAAGACTTCTCCTTTATGGGCGGTTTTTTGATGGTTGGCTTGGTTGTTGTGATTATCACCAGCATCGTTAATATCTTTATCGGTAGCTCGATGGTGTTCATGGTCACTAATGCAGCCGTTGTGCTTATCATGTCAGGCCTCATCCTGTTTGATACCAGCCGCATCATTAACGGGGGTGAAACTAACTACGTGCGTGCAACTGTGGCGTTGTACCTAAACGTATATAACTTATTCACTTCGTTACTGCACCTACTTGGCGCAGCTGATGACTAA
- a CDS encoding TusE/DsrC/DsvC family sulfur relay protein produces MIEFNGQEIATDKQGYLLDSSQWQKELAPVIAAQENIELTEAHWEVVMFVRDFYQEFDTSPAIRMLVKAMAKKLGEDKGNSKYLYKLFPKGPAKQATKIAGLPKPARCI; encoded by the coding sequence ATGATTGAATTCAACGGCCAAGAAATAGCAACAGACAAACAAGGCTATCTGCTCGATAGTAGCCAGTGGCAGAAAGAGTTAGCTCCAGTTATCGCCGCGCAAGAGAATATTGAACTCACAGAGGCGCATTGGGAAGTGGTGATGTTTGTCCGTGACTTTTATCAGGAATTTGATACCAGCCCAGCGATTCGTATGCTGGTAAAGGCCATGGCAAAGAAATTGGGAGAGGACAAGGGTAATAGCAAATACTTGTATAAGCTCTTTCCCAAGGGGCCGGCAAAACAAGCGACTAAAATAGCCGGTTTACCCAAACCGGCTCGATGTATTTAG
- a CDS encoding amidohydrolase family protein — protein MMNLFKLTAISAAFVMSTQTYAESLAITNATVYTAAQQGVLKDATVVIESGNIVAVNPSEVSADTIIDAEDKILTPGFIGSLNGLGLVEVSAVADSRDGGDKKATMTFDPSLAFNPRSSLIPYARKGGITSNVIAPYGGDDIFAGLASLVSLSGEFDSVTRQGVALHVKLGAKHEGSRALSLQTLIDTLEKHSERDEDDDKSKGKEAEILDAVFAKEIPLVIDVSRASDMLELLKVKARFDVDMVFAGAQDAVLITEQLADSDTPVVISAMDNLPGSFDSMHAHLENAAKLEQAGVTVILTIAGDSAHNLYQLRFDAGNAVSYGMTAQGALAAITSNVASAFNLDVGQIAPGKPADLVLWSADPFEFSTRIEKVWINGTEVSTQSRHDKLRERYTTDSEMPRAYTK, from the coding sequence ATGATGAACTTATTTAAATTGACAGCAATTAGCGCCGCCTTCGTAATGAGCACGCAAACTTACGCTGAAAGCCTGGCGATTACCAATGCCACGGTCTATACCGCAGCACAGCAGGGCGTATTAAAAGACGCAACAGTGGTAATAGAAAGCGGTAACATTGTTGCTGTGAACCCCAGTGAAGTGAGCGCCGATACCATTATTGATGCTGAGGATAAAATCCTCACTCCGGGCTTTATTGGCTCGCTGAACGGCTTAGGCCTTGTGGAGGTCAGTGCCGTTGCAGACTCGCGTGATGGCGGTGATAAAAAAGCGACAATGACTTTCGACCCAAGCTTAGCCTTCAATCCGCGCTCAAGCTTAATCCCTTATGCACGCAAAGGCGGTATTACCAGCAATGTGATTGCACCCTATGGTGGCGATGATATTTTTGCCGGCCTGGCGTCATTGGTGTCGTTATCAGGCGAATTTGACAGTGTAACCCGCCAAGGCGTGGCCTTACATGTAAAGCTTGGAGCTAAACATGAAGGCTCACGTGCGCTGTCGTTGCAAACACTGATTGATACGCTAGAAAAGCACAGTGAACGTGATGAAGACGACGATAAGTCCAAAGGCAAAGAGGCAGAAATCCTCGATGCAGTCTTTGCCAAAGAAATCCCGCTAGTGATAGACGTGTCGCGGGCATCGGATATGTTAGAGCTGCTCAAAGTAAAAGCACGCTTTGATGTCGACATGGTTTTTGCGGGGGCGCAAGATGCCGTATTAATTACCGAGCAGCTTGCTGACAGTGATACACCTGTGGTGATCAGTGCCATGGATAACCTGCCAGGTAGTTTTGACTCAATGCACGCTCATTTAGAGAACGCTGCGAAATTGGAGCAAGCAGGCGTCACCGTGATCCTGACCATTGCTGGAGATAGCGCTCACAATTTGTATCAATTGCGCTTTGATGCGGGCAATGCCGTGTCATATGGCATGACAGCGCAAGGGGCACTGGCAGCGATCACCAGTAATGTTGCCTCGGCATTTAATTTAGATGTAGGGCAAATTGCGCCGGGTAAACCCGCTGATTTGGTACTTTGGAGTGCCGATCCGTTCGAGTTCAGTACTCGCATTGAAAAAGTGTGGATAAACGGTACTGAGGTCTCAACTCAGTCGCGCCATGATAAATTACGTGAGCGTTATACCACGGATAGTGAGATGCCAAGGGCTTACACCAAATAA
- a CDS encoding GAF domain-containing protein has translation MSKEAFYESLTQQALALVSDETNQIANMANISALLFMSLEDINWAGFYILESPQQMVLGPFQGKPACVRIEVGKGVCGTAVAEDTTQLVTDVHQFPGHIACDAASNSEVVVVVKKQGNAIAVLDIDSPTVGRFDEQDKQGLEKLVHSIEKYL, from the coding sequence ATGAGTAAAGAAGCCTTTTATGAATCCCTGACACAGCAAGCACTCGCGCTGGTCAGTGATGAAACCAATCAAATTGCTAATATGGCGAACATTAGTGCGCTGTTATTTATGTCTTTAGAGGATATAAACTGGGCAGGGTTTTACATTTTGGAGTCGCCACAACAAATGGTGTTAGGGCCGTTCCAAGGAAAACCAGCGTGTGTACGCATTGAAGTTGGAAAAGGTGTGTGTGGTACTGCTGTTGCTGAAGACACCACTCAACTGGTAACTGACGTTCATCAATTCCCCGGGCATATCGCCTGCGATGCGGCGTCAAATTCTGAAGTTGTGGTGGTGGTGAAAAAGCAAGGAAATGCCATTGCCGTTCTTGACATCGACAGTCCTACAGTGGGACGGTTCGATGAGCAAGATAAGCAGGGCCTTGAGAAGCTAGTTCACAGCATCGAAAAATACCTGTAA
- a CDS encoding lipase family protein — protein MNTLSPRQASELAAMAYRAKGASKVLDVRSIVGPNLRNSFEFVTGDSVVDGVSGGFFSHLFGLSTGFAFVGKGINEFAGDSVIAIRGTASLRDGLTDLNCGLSASSSNKMVHAGFNKTFNSMKQAFAQFVDSNRKAGNTGVVHCVGHSLGGALAQLTADWVNTEYSLPTKLYTFGAPRVGKTDFARSTTTKLENIYRSTHGADPVPKVPLWPFIHAPFNGSEFRLDDGQGLNVSAHKLDGTPGYLNTASASDWSTLKQRSDNFLSQPVRLRFEDRAQASFSSHWADKISSALITLLKDSGYYTAVVTQAAISSSLTFYDMVARTLEQVAKASARFAEQTLGLLGHMLVFAGKVVGKAFELTYKMIKWVFDSTMGALYRSVRGALNGLD, from the coding sequence ATGAACACTCTTTCCCCGCGTCAGGCCTCTGAACTCGCCGCCATGGCGTACCGTGCTAAAGGTGCAAGTAAGGTGCTAGATGTGCGCTCTATCGTTGGCCCTAATCTACGTAACTCGTTTGAGTTTGTCACCGGTGACAGTGTTGTTGACGGTGTCTCAGGTGGTTTTTTCTCTCATCTGTTCGGCTTAAGCACGGGCTTTGCTTTTGTTGGTAAAGGCATCAACGAGTTTGCCGGCGATAGCGTTATTGCGATTCGTGGTACTGCCTCATTACGTGATGGACTGACAGACTTAAACTGTGGTCTTAGCGCCAGCAGCAGTAATAAAATGGTACACGCCGGATTTAATAAAACCTTCAACTCCATGAAGCAGGCGTTTGCTCAGTTTGTTGATAGTAACCGCAAAGCCGGCAACACAGGTGTTGTGCATTGTGTTGGCCACAGCTTAGGCGGGGCGTTGGCACAATTGACCGCTGATTGGGTGAATACCGAGTATTCTTTGCCAACTAAACTATATACCTTTGGCGCACCGCGTGTAGGTAAGACCGATTTTGCCCGCTCAACCACTACGAAACTAGAGAATATATACCGCTCTACTCATGGTGCCGATCCGGTTCCTAAAGTGCCGCTTTGGCCTTTTATTCACGCGCCGTTTAATGGCAGTGAATTCCGCCTCGACGATGGCCAAGGCCTTAACGTGTCGGCCCATAAGCTCGATGGCACTCCGGGTTACTTAAATACCGCTAGCGCCAGTGACTGGTCCACCTTAAAGCAGCGCTCAGATAATTTCTTGAGCCAGCCTGTGCGTCTTCGTTTTGAAGACAGAGCTCAGGCTTCATTCTCAAGCCATTGGGCGGATAAAATAAGCTCAGCATTGATCACCTTGTTGAAAGACTCCGGCTATTACACGGCAGTGGTAACGCAAGCGGCGATCAGCAGCTCGTTAACGTTTTACGATATGGTCGCGCGTACCTTAGAACAAGTAGCGAAGGCGTCTGCGCGTTTTGCCGAGCAAACCTTGGGTTTATTAGGGCATATGCTGGTTTTCGCAGGCAAGGTTGTGGGCAAAGCGTTTGAACTAACTTATAAAATGATTAAGTGGGTCTTCGACTCGACCATGGGAGCCCTGTATCGCAGTGTACGTGGCGCCCTTAATGGCTTAGATTAA
- the tusD gene encoding sulfurtransferase complex subunit TusD: protein MASFVLSLHSAPSDAITLVALKRFVDNALSLGHQIKTIFLYQDGVYHALDQFDVSSDEFDVAALWQQLFDSGIELSLCITAANKRGIDTEQVKLFTVSGLAEFAMLATDADRWVQFK from the coding sequence TTGGCCAGCTTCGTATTATCACTGCATAGCGCACCGAGTGATGCCATCACTTTGGTGGCGCTCAAACGCTTTGTTGACAATGCCCTCTCGCTTGGGCACCAAATAAAAACGATTTTTCTCTATCAAGATGGGGTTTATCATGCGCTGGATCAGTTCGATGTCAGTAGCGATGAATTCGATGTCGCAGCGCTGTGGCAGCAGCTCTTTGATAGCGGAATTGAATTGAGCCTGTGTATCACCGCAGCTAACAAGCGCGGCATTGACACCGAGCAGGTTAAACTATTTACCGTCTCGGGACTTGCAGAGTTTGCCATGCTCGCCACTGACGCCGACAGGTGGGTACAATTCAAATGA
- a CDS encoding DUF6795 domain-containing protein, translating into MFGIFKKHTVQLSPEVYGQVQHNGDALAHMTIHRDISYGDVYSDSVTTDEKGRFHFEEKNIESSKPGNMFDNEGIAQAIYVIVDDKKYTLWGTLIGQVEGNDIVAAKLKDLHCDIGREEKIYDFEFKDVPGRYQTIYGVCNLD; encoded by the coding sequence ATGTTCGGAATTTTTAAAAAACACACCGTACAGTTATCACCCGAAGTGTATGGCCAAGTGCAACACAACGGCGACGCGCTGGCGCACATGACCATTCACCGCGATATTAGTTATGGCGACGTTTACAGTGACAGTGTGACCACTGACGAGAAGGGCCGTTTTCACTTTGAAGAAAAGAATATTGAATCGTCAAAGCCGGGCAATATGTTCGATAACGAAGGCATCGCGCAAGCAATTTATGTCATTGTTGACGATAAAAAATACACGCTCTGGGGCACGTTGATTGGTCAAGTTGAAGGAAATGATATTGTTGCCGCCAAACTTAAAGATTTGCACTGTGATATAGGGCGTGAAGAAAAAATATACGACTTTGAATTTAAAGATGTACCGGGCAGATACCAAACTATTTATGGTGTTTGCAACTTAGACTGA
- the proQ gene encoding RNA chaperone ProQ codes for METTNKLKDINEVLEFLYQEFPNCFKQKEGIKPLKVGIFKDIAERIEGSEKVSKTQVRQALRKYTSHWRYLEAVVNNEYRVDLDGNQAEKVEQEHVEHAKTALEQSRAKMAKRKKPARGAKDGDTKGYKKRPSGPGKPHPKGAKVKKNAEPAPRRSNKVEPLPSDKVKANTKVKVKLGQALVNGTITEVNKDDIHVELVTGMQVKTKADSLYLV; via the coding sequence ATGGAAACCACAAACAAGCTAAAAGACATAAACGAAGTATTGGAATTCCTATACCAGGAATTTCCCAATTGTTTTAAACAAAAAGAAGGCATTAAGCCACTTAAAGTCGGTATTTTTAAAGACATTGCTGAGCGTATTGAAGGCAGTGAAAAGGTCAGCAAAACGCAAGTTCGTCAAGCGTTGAGAAAGTACACTTCACACTGGCGCTACCTTGAAGCGGTTGTTAATAATGAATACCGCGTTGATTTAGATGGCAACCAAGCAGAAAAAGTAGAGCAAGAGCACGTTGAGCATGCAAAAACTGCGCTTGAGCAAAGCCGCGCAAAAATGGCTAAACGTAAAAAGCCTGCTCGTGGTGCTAAAGACGGTGATACAAAGGGTTACAAAAAACGTCCAAGTGGACCTGGTAAGCCTCACCCTAAAGGCGCTAAAGTCAAAAAAAATGCAGAACCTGCACCGCGTCGTAGTAACAAAGTTGAACCTTTGCCAAGCGACAAGGTCAAGGCTAATACCAAAGTTAAAGTTAAACTAGGTCAGGCGCTAGTCAACGGTACTATCACTGAAGTCAACAAAGATGATATCCACGTTGAATTAGTCACCGGCATGCAGGTAAAAACTAAAGCAGATAGCTTATACCTAGTATAA
- a CDS encoding DsrH/TusB family sulfur metabolism protein, giving the protein MSKGTLFIVRSALSEHPTLSSIISKEDGVLLRAEACYNASAYVGLGVATYALEQDVNACGGHHRTTGVTVINDAQWVELTLQYQRTISE; this is encoded by the coding sequence ATGAGCAAAGGTACATTATTCATTGTGCGTAGTGCACTTAGCGAGCACCCTACTCTGAGCAGCATCATTAGCAAGGAAGACGGCGTGTTACTGCGCGCTGAGGCCTGTTACAATGCGTCGGCTTATGTAGGGCTGGGTGTGGCCACTTATGCCCTTGAGCAAGATGTGAATGCCTGTGGCGGGCACCATCGCACAACAGGTGTCACCGTGATTAACGATGCGCAATGGGTCGAATTGACCTTACAATACCAACGAACAATCAGTGAGTAA
- the prc gene encoding carboxy terminal-processing peptidase gives MSKSFSLIPLVAALVAAPALASLDKVTMADLPTLQQESQHSTASKRVTNLFTRAHYKPIRFNDELSEQMYDRYIESLDFNRTIFLEQDIAKYEQYRDKFDNALKSGKLDFAYDLFNLSMKRRFERYDYSLSLLENEFDFTKDDKYYFDREQAPYAKTQEELNELWRQKVKYDALRLKLTGKDWEGIKEVLEKRYTYTLKRLVQTKSEDAFQIIMNAFARSIEAHTSYLSPRRAEQFKMDMDLELEGIGAVLSYDEDYTVIRSLVPGGPADKTGEISPEDRIVGVAQGEDDFVDVIGWRLDDVVDLIKGPKGTVVRLQYLEGKDDHGMPKVVEITRDKVRLEDRAAKSSVFEASYSELTSKIGVIEIPGFYNNLSEDVKGELVKLKEQKVDGVVIDLRQNGGGSLYEATKLTGLFIDQGPVVQIHTLNGRIEQQKDRDGVTYYDGPLTVLVDRYSASASEIFAAAMQDYGRAVIIGEQTFGKGTVQQHRGLGRNYDLYDNPLGSVQYTIAKFYRIDGGSTQHKGVVPDIELPSPIDPAEWGESQEDNALPWDSIVRANYAMVDTLDGTINYLAKEHDKRVASEPEFNYVMQDIKKYKEEKDRKFISLNEKERLDQRDERKELALKRTNERLARLGLEKVEDVDDAPEVLDEFDPFLEEAALITQDYIKQGRLAKNNK, from the coding sequence ATGAGTAAGTCGTTTTCACTCATCCCACTGGTCGCTGCCCTTGTAGCAGCACCGGCCTTAGCCTCACTGGATAAGGTCACCATGGCTGATTTGCCGACCCTACAGCAGGAGTCGCAACACAGTACAGCAAGTAAACGAGTGACGAATCTCTTCACACGTGCACACTACAAGCCAATACGATTCAATGATGAACTGTCGGAGCAAATGTACGACCGTTACATTGAATCGTTGGATTTCAATCGCACTATCTTCCTAGAGCAGGACATTGCTAAGTACGAGCAATATCGTGATAAGTTTGATAATGCGTTGAAATCCGGCAAACTCGATTTTGCCTATGATTTATTTAACCTTAGTATGAAGCGTCGTTTCGAGCGCTATGACTATTCATTGTCTTTACTTGAGAATGAATTTGACTTCACTAAGGACGACAAATATTACTTTGACCGTGAACAGGCGCCCTATGCGAAAACGCAGGAAGAACTCAATGAGTTATGGCGACAAAAGGTCAAATACGATGCGCTGCGTTTGAAGCTGACCGGCAAAGACTGGGAAGGCATCAAAGAGGTATTGGAAAAACGCTATACCTACACGTTAAAACGCTTAGTGCAAACAAAAAGCGAAGACGCTTTCCAAATTATTATGAACGCGTTCGCGCGTTCTATTGAAGCTCATACTTCCTATTTATCACCACGACGTGCTGAGCAGTTCAAGATGGACATGGATCTTGAACTCGAAGGCATTGGCGCGGTCCTCAGTTACGATGAAGACTACACCGTTATTCGCTCTCTAGTGCCCGGCGGCCCAGCGGATAAAACCGGTGAAATCAGCCCCGAAGACCGCATTGTCGGTGTTGCTCAAGGGGAAGACGATTTTGTTGATGTGATCGGTTGGCGTTTAGATGATGTCGTTGATCTCATTAAAGGCCCTAAAGGCACTGTGGTGCGGTTGCAGTACCTAGAGGGGAAAGACGACCACGGCATGCCCAAAGTAGTAGAGATCACACGTGATAAAGTGCGTCTTGAAGATCGTGCAGCGAAATCGAGTGTGTTCGAAGCCAGCTATTCTGAGCTGACCAGCAAAATTGGCGTGATTGAAATCCCAGGCTTCTATAACAACCTCTCTGAGGATGTTAAAGGCGAGCTGGTCAAGTTAAAAGAGCAAAAAGTAGATGGCGTGGTTATTGATTTACGCCAAAATGGTGGCGGCTCCTTGTATGAAGCCACCAAGCTAACAGGCTTGTTTATCGATCAAGGGCCGGTGGTGCAAATTCATACTCTTAACGGGCGAATTGAGCAGCAAAAAGACCGAGATGGCGTGACCTATTATGATGGTCCATTGACTGTGCTAGTGGACCGTTACAGTGCATCGGCATCGGAAATTTTCGCGGCCGCTATGCAAGATTACGGTCGTGCGGTGATCATTGGTGAGCAAACCTTTGGCAAGGGCACGGTGCAGCAACACCGAGGCTTGGGACGCAACTACGACTTGTACGACAACCCACTAGGTAGCGTGCAGTACACCATCGCTAAGTTCTACCGCATTGATGGTGGCAGTACCCAGCACAAAGGCGTGGTCCCTGATATTGAGTTGCCTTCTCCGATAGACCCCGCAGAGTGGGGAGAGAGCCAAGAAGACAACGCGTTGCCATGGGATAGCATTGTCCGTGCTAATTACGCGATGGTCGATACCCTTGATGGCACCATCAATTATTTGGCGAAGGAGCACGATAAGCGTGTTGCCAGCGAGCCTGAATTCAATTACGTGATGCAAGACATCAAAAAGTACAAAGAAGAGAAAGATCGTAAGTTCATCTCTTTGAATGAGAAAGAACGCCTTGACCAACGTGATGAGCGCAAAGAACTTGCCTTGAAGCGCACCAACGAGCGGCTTGCGCGTCTAGGATTGGAAAAAGTGGAAGACGTTGATGATGCCCCTGAGGTATTAGATGAATTCGACCCATTCTTGGAAGAGGCGGCGTTGATCACCCAAGATTATATTAAACAAGGGCGCTTGGCGAAGAACAATAAGTAA
- the nhaC gene encoding Na+/H+ antiporter NhaC, with translation MTTTKEAKFLDALIPIVVLICLLGAAVYLYGDSSSSGPNQIALLFATFTAALIGLKNGYTWKTLEEAMIKGITISLGAILILLMVGALIGTWLLSGTVPTLIYYGLQIINPHWFYAASCVICGIVAMSIGSSWTTAATIGVALLGVANGLDLDPVVTAGAVISGAYFGDKLSPLSETTNLAPAVAGADLFTHIHHMLWTTVPSFVIAVIIFILMGFNADVSSDTAGIDNMVGLLQDNFNISIVNLVPLVVLLALAIRKMPAFPAISIGAVLGAVWALLFQGELLASQVDVSQGQLVGYFKLVWATFFDGFAIQTGNAKMDSLLSGGGMSGMLTTTWLIMMALMFGAIMEKTGLLDVFVRSILKIAKSTGSLIASTIATCIGTNLVAADQYIAIVVPGRMFKEEYKKRGLRPVNLSRTLEDGGTITSPLIPWNTCGAYMQSVLLINPFDYALYAFFNLINPVLAVIYAYFGIKILKLEPKHLQPETQAQRSE, from the coding sequence GTGACAACCACCAAAGAAGCCAAGTTTCTTGATGCATTGATCCCCATCGTCGTGCTTATTTGTTTGCTCGGCGCAGCGGTGTATCTCTATGGTGACAGCTCGTCGTCAGGCCCCAACCAAATAGCCTTACTGTTTGCGACGTTCACCGCAGCATTGATTGGTTTAAAAAACGGCTATACCTGGAAAACCCTTGAAGAGGCGATGATCAAAGGCATCACTATCTCCTTGGGCGCTATATTAATACTGTTGATGGTCGGTGCCTTGATTGGCACTTGGCTGCTATCGGGTACCGTGCCGACGCTCATTTATTACGGCCTACAAATTATTAACCCGCATTGGTTTTATGCCGCAAGCTGCGTTATATGCGGAATTGTAGCGATGAGTATCGGCAGTTCTTGGACTACCGCAGCCACCATAGGTGTGGCCTTACTCGGGGTAGCCAATGGGTTAGACTTAGATCCTGTGGTCACCGCCGGTGCGGTTATATCCGGTGCTTACTTCGGCGACAAGCTCAGCCCACTGTCGGAAACCACTAACTTAGCGCCAGCAGTGGCAGGGGCCGACTTATTTACTCATATCCACCACATGCTCTGGACCACGGTCCCGAGTTTTGTGATAGCCGTGATCATTTTCATCTTAATGGGCTTTAATGCCGATGTGAGCAGTGATACCGCAGGCATAGATAACATGGTCGGGCTGTTGCAGGACAACTTTAACATCAGCATCGTCAACTTGGTGCCTTTAGTGGTGTTGTTGGCACTGGCTATTCGCAAAATGCCGGCATTCCCGGCAATTTCTATTGGGGCAGTATTAGGCGCAGTGTGGGCGCTGCTGTTCCAAGGCGAATTATTAGCCAGCCAAGTGGATGTCTCCCAAGGCCAATTAGTTGGCTATTTTAAGCTAGTTTGGGCAACCTTTTTTGATGGTTTTGCTATTCAAACTGGCAATGCAAAAATGGATAGCTTGCTCTCCGGCGGCGGCATGTCGGGGATGTTGACCACCACTTGGCTCATTATGATGGCGTTGATGTTCGGCGCTATCATGGAAAAGACCGGCCTGCTAGATGTGTTTGTGCGCAGCATCTTAAAAATAGCTAAATCCACAGGTTCGCTTATCGCATCCACTATCGCCACATGTATCGGTACCAATTTAGTTGCTGCTGATCAGTACATTGCTATTGTCGTGCCGGGTCGAATGTTTAAAGAAGAATACAAAAAACGGGGTTTACGCCCAGTGAATTTGTCTCGTACGTTAGAAGATGGCGGCACTATAACCAGCCCACTTATCCCTTGGAATACCTGTGGTGCCTACATGCAAAGTGTACTGCTAATTAACCCATTTGATTACGCTCTATACGCCTTCTTTAATTTGATTAATCCAGTGTTAGCAGTGATCTATGCTTATTTCGGTATTAAGATTTTAAAGCTAGAGCCAAAACACTTACAGCCTGAAACACAAGCGCAACGTAGCGAATAA
- the tusC gene encoding sulfurtransferase complex subunit TusC: MNNILVISKHGPYHQQSLRESLDMVLIFAAIDQQVTWLLEGAAVLSLVKNQRPSAQQQKDFTKAIGMLEIYDIESVYVCADALNEHGLSTDDLAIEVQIAYDNDKRALIKQVDKVVTL, translated from the coding sequence ATGAATAACATCTTAGTCATCTCTAAACACGGGCCCTATCATCAGCAAAGTCTGCGCGAGTCCTTAGATATGGTCCTTATTTTCGCCGCTATTGATCAGCAGGTTACCTGGTTACTAGAAGGCGCAGCAGTACTCTCACTAGTGAAAAATCAACGCCCCAGTGCGCAGCAACAAAAAGACTTCACTAAAGCCATCGGCATGTTGGAAATCTATGATATTGAATCTGTCTATGTGTGCGCCGATGCGCTGAACGAGCATGGCTTGAGCACAGATGACTTGGCGATAGAGGTGCAAATCGCCTATGACAATGACAAGCGTGCATTAATCAAGCAAGTGGATAAGGTAGTGACTTTATGA